TTCTCGTCGTCTTCAAGAGCATCACGGGAGGATTCGAGGTATGAGTATAAGACTGAGATGGAACTGGAGATCGAGGTGGAGTGGTGAGACATGGACATAGACATAGACCGAATCCCGGTTCTCCGGACTGTATACGAGATGGGAGCCGACGACAGGGTCTTCGACTCCCTCATACTCGTGGCTCCCGTCTTGGTTGTCGTCATAGGAGTCTTGGGCAGAAACAGCCTGACTACGGCTCTCGGAGTCTCTTACATCGGAGCCTTCCTTGTCAACCTACTACGTAAAGCTCTTAGAAAAGAGACTTAGGGAAGGCGTGAGATTAGAGTCTATGTACCTCATAGTCGTCGGCGCGGGTGACATAGGGTCACAGGTCATAGACCTCGCCACCGAAGCCGGGGTCGACACCGTCGTGATAGAGAAAGACCCCGAGAGAGCCGAGAAGATGAGCCGTGACTACGACTGCCTCGTGATCGAGGGGGACGCGAGCGACAAGTCAGTTCTCGAAGACGCGGGTGCCGACGAAGCCGACGCTGTGATCTGCACTACGGAGTCCGACGCCACCAACATGATGGTACTCCTCCTCTCGGAGGAGATAGGCATACCACAAAGGGTCACCGTAGTCCAGAACCCCGAACACCTCAACCTCTTCCGACGGGTCGGCGCGAACATCCTCGAAAACCCCCAGCATCTCATCGCCGACTACCTCTTCCGAGCGGTACAGCGTCCCTCGGTCGAGGACTTCATGCATGTCGGAGAGACAGCCGAGATATTCGAGATTCCCGTCGGCGCGGACTCAGACCTGGTCGGAATGACGATAGCCGAAGCCGGCGATGAGGGATACCTCGACGAGGGAGTCCTGATAGTCGCGGTCGACAGGGACGGCGATGTGATAATCCCGAAGGGTCAGACACGTATACAGAAGGATGACTTGGTCACTGTCTTCTCACGTGAGGGGATGACTGAAGACGTACTCAGTATATTCGAGT
The Candidatus Afararchaeum irisae DNA segment above includes these coding regions:
- a CDS encoding TrkA family potassium uptake protein; this encodes MYLIVVGAGDIGSQVIDLATEAGVDTVVIEKDPERAEKMSRDYDCLVIEGDASDKSVLEDAGADEADAVICTTESDATNMMVLLLSEEIGIPQRVTVVQNPEHLNLFRRVGANILENPQHLIADYLFRAVQRPSVEDFMHVGETAEIFEIPVGADSDLVGMTIAEAGDEGYLDEGVLIVAVDRDGDVIIPKGQTRIQKDDLVTVFSREGMTEDVLSIFE